acattaatcggaatttattagaatactctatgtgcttcacttatatcttctgagctaaacaattttgctctagtgcttcacttatatcttttagagcacggcggtggttctattttatagaaataattgatctctcatgcttcacttatattattttgagagtcttttagaacagcatggtaatttgctttggttataaaattagtcctaatacgataggcatccaagataaaaactttaaagtgctttgaatactaagagaagtttgatacttgatgattgttttgagatatggagatagtgatattaaagttgtgctagttgagtagttgtgaatttgataaatacttgtgttgaagtttgcaagtcccgtagcatgcacgtatggtaaacgttgtgtaacaaatttgaaacatgaggtgttcttcaattgtcttccttatgagtggcggtcggggacgagcgatggtcttttcctaccaatctatccccctaggagcttgcgcgtagtgcttggtttttgatgacttctagatttttgcaataagtatgtgagttctttatgactaatgttgagtccatggattatacgcactctcaaccttccatcattgctagcctcttcggtaccgtgcattgccctttctcaccttgagagttggtgcaaacttcgccagtgcatcccaatcccgtgatacgatatgctctatcacacataaacctccttatatcttcctcaaaaaagccaccatacctacctattatggcatttccatagccattccgagatatattgccatgcaactttccaccgttccgtttattatgacacgcttcatcattgtcatattgccttgcatgatcatgcagttgacatcatacttgtggcaaagccaccatgcatattatttcatacatgtcactcttgattcattgcccatcccggtacaccgccggaggcattcatatagagtcatattttgttctagtattgagttgtaatcattgagttataaatgaatggaagtgtgatgatcatcattaatagagtattgtccccaaaaaaagataaaggccaaataaaaaaaaggccaaaaaaaagagaaataaaaagggataatgctactatccttttttccacacttgtgcttcaaagtagcagcatgatctttatgatagagagtctcttgttttgtcattttcatatactagtgggaatttttcattatagaacttggcttgtatattccaacaatgggcttcctcaaatgccctaggtcttcgtgagcaagcaagttggatgcacatccacttagtttcttttgttgagctttcatatatttatagctctagtgcatccgttgcatggaaatccctactccttgcattgacattaattgatgggcatctccctagcccgttgattagccgcgtcaatgtgagactttctccttttttgtcttctccacacaacccccattattatattctattccacccatagtgctatatccatggctcacgctcatgtattgcgtgaaagttgaaaacagtttgggattactaaagtatgaaacaattgcttggcttgtcatcggggttgtgcatgatgtgagaATTCTTGTGTGACTAAAAtggagcatggccaaactatatgattttgtagggatgaagtttctttggccatgttatttcgagaagacataattgcttagttagtatgcttgaagtattattatttttatgtcaatattaaacttttatcttcaatctttcggatctgaacattcatgccacaataaagaaaattacattgaagaatatgctaagtagcattccacatcaaaaattctgtttttatcatttacctactcgaggacgagcaggaattaagcttggggatgcttgatacgtctccaacgtatctataatttttgattgctccatgctattatatattctattttggatgtttaatgggctttattatacacttttatattatttttgggactaacgtattaacccaagcccagtgcaaattgctgttttcttgcctatttcagtgtttcgcagaaaaggaatatcaaacggagtccaaacggagtgaaacctttgggagcgtgatttttggaacaaacgtgatccagaggacttggagtggacgtcaagcaatcaacgaggaggccacgaggcagggggcgcgcctaccccccctgggcgcgccctccaccctcgtgggcccctcgtggctccactgacctacttcttcctcctatatatacctacgtaccccgaaaccatccaggggcaccacgaaaacctatttccaccgccgcaaccttctttacccgtgagatcccatcttggggccttttccggcgctccgccggagggggaatcgatcacggagggcttctacatcaacaccatagcctctccgatgatgtgtgactGGTTACCACAAACCTTCTGGTCCatggttattagctagatggcttcttctctctctttggatctcaatacaaagttctcctagatcttcttggagatctattcgatgtaactctttttgcggtgtgtttgtcgggatccgatgaattgtgggtttatgatcaaggttatctatgaacaatatttgaatcttctctgaattcttttatgtatgattggttatctttgcaagtctcttcgaattatcagtttggtttggcctactagattgatctttcttgcaatgggagaagtgcttagctttgggttcaatcatgcggtgctcgatcctagtgacagtaggggaaacgacacatattgtattgttgccatcgaggataaaaagatggggtttatatcgtattgcttgagtttatccctctacatcatgtcatcttgccctatgcgttactctgttcttatgaacttaatactcgagatgcatgctggatagcggtcgatgtgtggagtaatagtagtagatgcaggcaggagtcggtctacttgttgcggacgtgatgcctatatacatgatcttgcctagatattctcataattatgcactttcctatcaattgctcgacaataatttgttcacccaccgtaatacttatgttatcttgagagaagccactagtgaaacctatggcccccgggtctattctccatcatattaatctctcgACAACAAGATATTTCTGGccctgtttattttgcaatctttactttcaatctttaccataaaaataccaaaaatattatcttatcatctctatcagatctcacttttgcaagtggccatgaagggattgacaacccctttatcgcattgatTGCAAGGTTCTTACTagtttgtgtaggtatgagggacttgcgtgtggcctcctactggattgataccttggttctcaaaaactgagggaaatacttatgctactttgctgcctcaccctttcctcttcaagggaaaagcaacgcatgctcaagaggtagcagttgactatatcttttgccatctcatttgctcgCGGCCAGTAGAATCTGGCttggtatgctttggccacgatggtccgagaggacgcatggtgaccacaggtccccgagtggatgtcatttagaatcattcgaccttcttctggtgtgatACATCGCTGAGCGACCCCGGTGACACTTTCTCTGTAAAGCTGACCACCTATCACcgtgaaggctttggatcgacggacaatCTGACGGGCCTCATCTTCATCCTCCGGAAGCTCCTTCCTGAGCAGATACGCAATATATGGCACCATCCaatcgggagtgatgaccaaaacttGCATGATTAGGTCGACTCTACGGCCGGGACTTCAATCTCAGTCGGATCGGTAGAACTTTTCGGTTGCGGGGGCTCCTCTGTGaagggatcttcttgaactgatgGGGTATGGAGATGCTCCAAGAAGACATTGCTGGGTATAGGCTTCCGAGTGGAACCTAACTTAGCCAGATCATTAGCAGCTTGATTCTTGACTCGGGGTATGTGGTGGAGCTCTAACCCTTcgaacttcttttccaactttcttactgcattgcaataaccagtcatagctgggctcctgatatcccactccttcatcacttgattgaccactaaatctgagtcgccgtaaaccaTCAGGCGCCGGGCGaagagtgagatggccatacgcaacccatacagaagtgcctcatattcagcttcattgttggaagaatcaaagtgaatctAGAGAACATAGCTGAGCTTGTCACCTCTGGGAGATACTAGAAGTACACCAGCACCAGAGCCATTCAATATCTTGGAcccatcaaagaacatagtccaatgttTTGACTGAATCTGAGTCGGTTGCTGCTGTTCAATctactcggcgaggaaatctactattgcttgggacttgattgctttctttgcctcaaacttgatatccaacggAAGGAGTTCATTCGCCCATTTTGCTACTCGTCCAGTTGCATCCCTATTGTTCAGAatttctgataatggagcgtcgctgacgactgaaACTGAGTGGTCTGAAAACTAGTGTGCAACTTTCCTCGTGGTCATGTAAATTCCATAGACAAGCTtatgataatgtggatatctctaCTTGCacggagtcaagacttcagaaatataatacactgggcgctgaactttatagactttgccttcttcttcccgctcgaccatgAGCACTATACTGGCAACTTGTCCAGTGTCTGCAATGTatagcagtaaaggctctttgctgattggagtAGCAAGCACCgactgggtggaaagcagggctttgagctctacaaacgctgcttcagcttcaggagtccactcgaacttgtcagactttttcatcagtcggtaaagaggcaatgccttttcaccgagacgagagatgaatcggctcaatgcagccaaacaaccagtaagcattcaaacatcatgcacacgcacagggcttttcattcggaggattgctccaactttctctgggtttgcGTCGATCCCTCATTCGGAAATGAGGAAACCGAGCAACTTTCCACCTGGGACTCCGAATGTGCATTTTGAGGGGTTAAGCTTGATATCGTATCTTCTCaagttggcaaaagtttcagcgaggtcagtcaATAGGTcagaacctttacgtgactttaccacaatgtcatccatgtatgcttccatattccgactgatttgagtgagcaggcacttctgaatcatgcgcatgaatgtggcGCCAACATTCTTGAGGCCAAAaggcatggtaacatagcaaaaacacccgaatggggtgatgaaggccgtttttatttcatcgggcccatacagtcggatctgatggtacccggaatatgcgtccaaaaaggacagacgctcacatcccgcagtcgagtcgacaatttgatcgatgcggggtaGAGGGAAATGATCTTTTGGGTAGGCCCggttgatatgcttgaagtcgatacacatacgaagtgaatcatctttcttggggaccatgacaacactGGCGAGCCACTCGAAGTGGTATATCTCgtggatgaactcagctgccaaaAGCCGAGCCACCTCTTCGCCAATTGCCTTCCTCTTCTCCACGGCGGACCGACGGAGATGCTCTTTAACGGGTTTTGctttcgggtcgactcgcaaacggtgctcagccagtcccctgggtacacccggcatgtcagatggtttccatgcgaagatgtcccagttctcatggaggaactgggtgagcgcttcttcctatttgctgtcgagtgtcgttgagatatgagtcggagcagcattgggatcggtcgggtgaatgtgAACTGGCTTTGTTTCACCGGATGACTAAAATGTAGACTCTAAAGCAGGCTTCTTAGcacgcaacaaatcactcggatctgcattcttaTGATATTCTTGCATCTCTACTGCTACCATCTGTTCATCGgcaatctttgagcccttctggaggcactcttctgcTCTCTGCCGATTTCCAGTGACTGTGATCACACCTCTGGGGCCAGGCATCTTCaacttgaggtacacgtaacacaGTCGACCCATGAAACGAGCATATGCAGGCTTGACCAAAATAGCATGATAGGCACTGTGAAAATCCATGATAgcaaacgtcaacttttccttgcggtaattctttgaatcaccAAAAACCACATCAAGAGTGATTTGACTGTGTGAATCGGCTTTCTTCTCTGGGATGACCCCGTGGAATCGCATGTTGCTTTCACTGATCTTGGACATTGGAATGCCCATCCCCCGGAGAGTCTTAGTGTACAAAATGTTCaaaccactgccaccatccatcaagaccttggtcagtcgagtgcccccaacgactgggtcgaccaccaacgcttgcgcCCAGGGGTAGCAACGTGCGCTGGGTGAtcggactggtcgaatgtaatgggagTTTTTGACCATTTCAGATGCGTCGTCgctgccggagcaaccatgtttacTTCCCTGTTGATGACCTTTAGTCGACTTTTGCTTTTGATGTCATCAAAAATCACCAAAGTAGCATTGACATTGGGGTAACCATCATCCTCTTCTTTGTCCTCATCCTTATGAGATTCCTTTTCTTTTTCACTGGGCTGGCCCTCTCGGAAGCTCTGAATCaggagtcgacactgtcgagtggtatgcttggggTAAATCAGGTTCCCCTCTTCATCTTTCTTAGTGTGTATATGACACGGCAAATCAAGTACGTTATTTACCGCTTGATCTTTCACTTCCTTGGGGATCCACGGCCCCTTAGGCTTTCCTTTGAACTTCCCTTGGTTTACAACTGCGGCCTCACCAGGACCTGTGGgttcggctttgcgcttctgcttctgACTGGAATTTCCTCCTCCGGTGTCCTGGGCGACTAGTTTATTCTTGCCACTGTGGAGTCGGTCTTCTTCCTCGCCGTTAACATACTGAGTGGTATTTCCATCATTCAGGCCAGAGTCATATCTCCTGTCTGACCGAATTTCAGGTTAAGCTCTCTGTACCGAACACCCTCCTTGAAGGCGCAAACTGCTTGGTGTTGTGACACATTTTCCACTGTATGATGAAGAGTGGTCCACCTCTGGATGTAatccctcaaagtttcattcggtttctgAACACAATGTTGTAATTCAGTCAGCCCTGCTGGTCGTTTGCAAGTGCCCTCAAATgtcctgacaaacactcgggccaaCTCTTCCCAACTGAAGATACTTCCAGGagccaactgattcaaccacgctctggctgAACCCTCCAACATCAGGgggagatgcttcatggctacatcatcatttctgccaccaatctgcacagccactcggtaatctaCTAGCCAAGTGTCTGGCTTCGACTCACCGGTGAACTTACTTACTCCCTTcaccaacctgaagttgggagggaactcagcagccctgatggctctgctgaaacattCAGGCCcagaaacatgcactctgctacTGACAGGGTGATCTCTGTCGGGTCCTTCTCTGTATGCCCAGTTTCTGTCGACCAGGCCTTGCACAAGAATTGATCTTGCATCAAACCCGGGTTCTCTCGGGTCGACCGGGACCCTTATCCCATCGCCATACGAGCGCCTGTTGATAcctctccgtcgt
This sequence is a window from Aegilops tauschii subsp. strangulata cultivar AL8/78 chromosome 7, Aet v6.0, whole genome shotgun sequence. Protein-coding genes within it:
- the LOC109739377 gene encoding uncharacterized protein, translating into MGIPMSKISESNMRFHGVIPEKKADSHSQITLDVVFGDSKNYRKEKLTFAIMDFHSAYHAILVKPAYARFMGRLCYVYLKLKMPGPRGVITVTGNRQRAEECLQKGSKIADEQMVAVEMQEYHKNADPSDLLRAKKPALESTF